A single region of the Streptomyces caelestis genome encodes:
- a CDS encoding TraR/DksA family transcriptional regulator gives MVTDQTIGESTTHLSAEDLAALRENLQEQRLFRREQLRQLAGPTTSRAEDRLQRQTPAQVEVRIKLAASARMVLADVEAALTRMKEGMYGTCHLCRRPVDRQRLMIVPQARYCARCQQVKEAIP, from the coding sequence GTGGTGACCGACCAGACCATCGGCGAGAGCACGACCCACCTGTCGGCCGAAGACCTCGCCGCGCTGCGCGAGAACCTGCAGGAGCAGCGCTTGTTCCGACGGGAGCAGCTGCGCCAGCTCGCCGGACCCACCACCTCCCGTGCCGAGGACCGGCTCCAGCGGCAGACCCCCGCGCAGGTGGAGGTCCGCATCAAGCTCGCCGCCTCCGCCCGCATGGTCCTCGCCGACGTCGAAGCGGCCCTCACCCGCATGAAGGAGGGCATGTACGGCACCTGCCACCTGTGCCGGCGCCCCGTCGACCGGCAGCGGCTGATGATCGTGCCGCAGGCCCGCTACTGCGCCCGCTGCCAGCAGGTCAAGGAGGCGATCCCATGA